AAGAAAAAGCAGTTGCAATGAAACATTGTCAGTGTGTATTCAGAACATTGTCCAaacaacttatttttaaaacagtcTAATTGACAACCAACACAACCAATGTCCGCAATAAGTTTAATCTCATAACAAATTAGTTTTCCAGTTGGAAGGATATAGTTTAACTAATTCATTGTTAGATAATAGTgttatttgataaattgatGTAATTGTGCTTATTGTAATATCTACGAGAGATTATtcaacaagaaaaataaatgaaatttctttTCGAGCTGGGAGAGAGATGTTTGCTCCTTCCTTTTGTCATCtttgttaatgtttttatttctctgCAAATTACTAGTGATATTGCCTTTATTGGGAGACAACGTGAATTTTACCTTGTAGAATTAGATCTTGTCATAGTCGCCCACAAAGTTTGTGCAGATCTGTTTTTTTGGTCTGAAGACCACCCAGAATGACTGAGGACAGAAGAGAAGTTATTATAGGTTCTGgttattttcttatcttttatataatttgtaacatttaaaattcaagTCCTGAACTTGTTcagaataaaattgaataaaaaattaaaataatcaaaataaaggtGTCTCAAACTGTTCTATGACACAAGTAAACTTAATttggggctaactcaatataattgtaaatttatttcaggATTTGAGAAGCCTTCAGCAATCCAGCAGCGAAGTATTCTACCTATTGTGAAGGGTAGAGATGTGATTGCACAAGCTCAGTCTGGTACAGGCAAAACGGCTACATTCTCAATTTCCATACTTCAGTCTTTAGACACGACACTGCGTGAAACACAAGTTTTGATATTGTCTCCTACACGTGAGCTGGCCACGCAAATTCAGAAGGTCATCCTGGCGCTGGGAGACTTCATGAATGTCCAGTGTCATGCATGCATTGGTGGCACAAATCTTGGAGAAGACATAAGGAAGTTGGATTATGGGCAGCATGTTGTGTCTGGCACACCTGGCAGAGTGTTTGGTTAgtatgtttacaaaaaatttaaacagttTACAGTGTACAGTAACAGTTTTTAACAGTAACTTTATAAACAGTTCATTTCAACTACTTCAGATTAAACTATTGACTTTAATAGGTTGATTAGAATGATGAAGTTAGTTTAACTTAGTTACTTACTTAGTTGAGCTCATAAGCGCACTCTGGGCAAATAAAGACTGGACAGAATTGAGCTTTGATTTGGAGTTTATCTTCGATCTAAATCCACAGATTTTTCTTGACATTTCAGACATGATCAAAAGACGTGTGCTACGGACGAGGTCAATCAAAATGCTAGTGCTTGATGAAGCTGATGAGATGCTCAACAAAGGTTTCAAAGAGCAGATCTATGATGTGTACCGCTACCTACCTCCAGCGACACAGGTTGTGCTCATCTCGGCCACATTGCCCCATGAAATCCTTGAAATGACTTCGAAGTTCATGACAGACCCAATCAGGATCCTTGTAAAACGGTATGTTTTATCAGACTGTCCCAAGCTATATGATCAAAAAGTTCCACGCTAGTAATcaagttaaataagtaaagCGGCCTTGGAAAAGAAAAAGGCAGCCTCCTTTGAGTCCCTGATACTAGAgtgcattattattattaccttaCCTCTTGTCACCTCTCAGATAAGCTTTATTAGGAACCattatcattaataaaatttcgttATAGGGACTTACACAAAATCTCTGCCTATGACTAGGGCTCTACCCAGAGGGGTAGGAAGatcactacatctttccacttgccacgatcccagcatatttctttttatttcgtccacattcatgacTCGCTTCATGCATGCTCAGTtctaatatgaataaaatttgttctTAGTGACGAGTTGACACTTGAAGGCATCAAGCAGTTCTTTGTAGCAGTAGAACGAGAGGAATGGAAGTTCGACACTCTGTGTGACCTCTATGACACGCTGACCATCACGCAAGCAGTAATATTTTGCAACACCAAGCGGAAGGTGGACTGGCTGACACAGAAGATGCAAGAGGCTAATTTTACAGTCAGCTCGATGCATGGTGATATGCCACAGAAGGAGAGAGACAATATCATGAAAGAGTTTAGATCTGGACAAAGgtaaatattcattttctaTAGTTAAATTGATCATTGTTTCTGctttatttaacatttcatTCTCTGTTGAAAACTTCTCAGCATTATCTAAGTTTTTGTGTATCGTATAGCACACAATCTAAATTTTAAGCATTTCTGTGACCATTTTGCCTCATTGTTGCACTCTTGCCACAAGCTTTTCCATACAGTATTTAATTTAGGCATGTAACTAACCAAAAAAGAGTCGTCTACAAAGAGACAAGATATCCGTGATTTTGTAATTTCtgggaaataaaattttttgggAGTTAAACTGATCCTAAAGGTTACTTTTTAAGAGACctgcataaaaaataacaaatatatgtTTACATGTAGGTTATATTTCTTGTCCACAGTCGTGTTCTCATCACAACAGACGTATGGGCGCGCGGTATCGACGTGCAGCAAGTCTCCCTGGTCATCAACTACGACCTGCCGAACAACCGCGAGCTGTACATCCACAGGATCGGCCGCTCCGGACGCTTCGGCCGCAAGGGCGTTGCCATCAACTTTGTCAAATCCGACGACATCAGAATCCTGAGAGACATCGAACAGTATTACTCCACTCAGATAGACGAGATGCCAATGAATGTTGCCGATCTGATTTAAAACtttcaaatattaaacattttgtataaCTGGCATACAGATAAGAGGTTTTAACTGCACTGACGGGTGGAAGATACGCAATAACATATTTTCACATATTAAAACTTGATAAACATTTTCAATAGGTATAATccgttttaaaaaagaaaccattCCTAATATTGttttggcaaaaaataaaaacaaaaattgcaTCCAATACCGCCGTCTGAAAAGACGGCAATATTGTGCAAGGGAGAGGTCATGATTTTGGCCGCCATTTAAGATTCCGTTTCTTTATTGGAACAGGTTTATACAGGTACATTTCAACTGCACTGATATGACCAGTAAAAGATTCGCAATGTCAACCAATTTCTTAAGTCACTAAGCTACGGACTTGTTATAATGTctcttaatattatatgtttgattgtataacatttttttatttattcccatATATCCTCAAGTAAAAATCTCATTGAAatcaattgtaatttttttactgttaaaaaaaacggcAGAGCGTGCCAATATGATGCTTATTAACGGTATTCTTCTACCTCCTGGCGCTCTCGGTTACTCTCCTCTCTCactctctggagaagagcccggggtgcgcgtTTTGACCGTAATAATGGACTGGATATTCAGGATGGATGgatagtcaggtttttacatgaagcgatgCGATGCTCTATGAGGGAAGAAATCGTAAGCCTGCAGATTCAGCCAGACAAGTCGGACGAGAGTAGCTTCGTATAAAAGGCCCTTTTTCTTTCTTGTCACGGTTTGTACGGAAAACATCGTTGGGACAGGCAACTGGACCTGTAACCGTGTTTATGGGTGTtcaaaaaaatcatcaaaggttgtggaggtcagacgagtcgcttcgtataaacgTGACtgaatagataaataaatatacctatatgggCCAGATGACACAGATTCAGTTAGCCTCGatataagttcgagacttgtgtcacgGGAATCCCGTGacgggatactaactcaacgatactatattttatactcgTAACAAATACTTTATACCTAATTTTTGTGTGCTATCTAGAACAAAACGTCGCACGATTATCATGTTagttcttttactttttaatgatCTGTAATAAGACTATTAACAGACTTCAAAAAAAAGGTGGTTCCTAATTCGGCCAGAATTCTTTTTTGATTAATTGTGATTACGTCAACGTTTCTGATCCGATTTACgtggttcttttttattcGACGCAGAATGTTTGctattcaattttattcattttggcCTAGgagttttgatttaaaatcagttttgTTTACTTggacaatatttatttattcatatgatGAATATCCATGTAGACTGACGAGCTCGGTTGGTACAAAGAAATTTCGGAACCCGGCCAGATTAAGATATGTACTCACACTAAAaagtatcaaataaaaaaaataccgacTTAAAAAAACGCTAAGACATTTCCATGAATGAAAAATGAGAACGtcagaaacaattttttaagttaacaTTTGACCTAACTGAACTAGATGAAGAAGTCATTTGCTCACACTGAAAAGAATTAagagaaacaaatatttacatgaattttacaaatttatttggaCTAAACATAAACGATGCAAATCATAATTCAAagcattacaataaaaatattactttaaaatttacaaatacattaaACACTCTTATTGctactataaattttaagttatgatttacaaatcatttataataaaacaaatgttaatTTGGAATGTTACAATATGATATACAGAGTGTTgcattacattaaataaagacTGATGAGATCGTCTCAAACATCACAGAAACTTTCTTTGGCTTttcctttatatattttttttaattaaaacaacaaaactgATAGCCAAGGAagctaaataattatatattttgccaattaatttgtataatcaaaaagtaagttttgatttGTCTACATATATAGGGCATTGCAACACTGTGCATATCTTTTGGTCAAAACTGAAATCTGCTACAAATGACTAATTAAGATAAATAGTGAAATTTTGCATTCATTACAGTCAAAAAAAGTTGTATTCAGCCCAACATGTGGCAACCTGCACAGAAGAATTTATAGCCTCtcttatattacttttatccTAAATGGTTGACCATGTAAGTTCAATAATGTTTGTACATTATTGAAGAGTTGAGTGACTAACCAGTGCCCCAATAATCtcatcttaattatttaaccaGATTCCAGAATTGAACTGCACTAACACACATATTAAAGCTACACCTATGGCATAAATTTaggtaaaaatatagttaacatgtttacatattatttcacaagaacacataaatattaatgtgatgctcataataaaaatcattcatcataaaaaaatatgacaagcATTTGTGAAAATAATAGTCCTTTTACAAACAGTATTGGCCTTAacttattaatattcttaaggcacaagttttaaattagcaagaagaaaaatgataaattatattcaatagTTGTAActatttacttatttcaaaaatcaacTTTATACAGTTGTACAGTTGATGTTAAATCTGTAAGAAAGCTGGTTACAGCGATTTCCTTATAATGTCACAACAAAAACTTAagtattcttattattatttaataaaagtcaTTAAAGTTCAGCTTCTGTGGGATAGTGAGCATTCCAACGCCTGtacacaaatatacatatggcTCCTAGCAAAAGAGCTATCAATATTTCTGTTACTTTGTCCAAAAAGTTTGTGATCTCCACTGATTCCAACACTTGGGGTTCTGCCTCTTGCAGAGGTTCTTCAGGAGGTTTAGGGACCTGCTCTTCTTCTCCTTTGAAAGCAATTTGATTCAATACTGATTTTTCTTCCTCTGTCATAGGCTTAGCTGCAGTGGATGAAAGTAAATTTGCTATTTCACCACACTGTGGGCATGCCCAGCTAGTTGATTTCTTTGCCAATAATTTACGTTCACCTGGAGTGTAGTCTAACGATCCAATAGTCCCTTCAGCTGGAGTTGGCATAAAAGCGATTAGTGCTAGCAGCGCAGTTCTAATCGACCATGATGGTTGCCAGGTCTCAGGATGATGACCagaaatagataaacaaatctttttgTTAACTTCAAAACGACCGTTAGGTGTCAATAAGATTATATGAGGTGGGTGCATAGGATATTCTTTGGGCAACAATATCCTACCATGGTATATACCACCTTCAAAATCAGTACCTTTGGGTCCTTGGACGGTGAAGTGCCATTCGAACAGATTGTCTTCTAGTGGACGCGCACAATATTCTTCAGTAGCGTCTGCCAATTCCATGGCCTCCCTCATGAGACGTTTTACTCCTGGGCATTTGGTATTGTATTTCTCCCCAATGTCTgccatttttttctaaagtaGAGTACACTTATGTACAATATTAATACTGTTGTTGACGTAATATGAAATTCAGTCACACGTAAGTTTTAACGGTTGATGTAATCACAGGTAAATTTGTTATCAAACTTTAGAAAATACACGACAGCAATATCAAAGCAATCAAAAACAGTCTCATGACAGCTGTCATTGTGATAGACAATCCGGGCTCAAGGTCCAAGTTCGGCGGTCTGTTCACGAAATGTAAACAAAGGCATAAGTTCTCTTTTTCTCAAAGTGTAAGAGAGAGAAAAAAGATAGGATTCAAGAGTCATATCTTTGGCACGCAGGTAACActtgtatttttcttaaatgagTATTTATAGTTTGGTATGAAACTGTCAAAGTCAATATTGTCACCTGGCAAagtcaaaatgaaataacctCCCTCCGCGTCGTTTAGCTTTCGTTTCGTGTTTTGCTTTGTAGCATgaacttttttgtaaaataactgTGATATTTGTATGATAATCTTAAAGCTTTCTTAATTATAGTGTTAGTAGATGTGCTAATCTAGAAAACACATCAAAATGGATGGTCCTCCAGGTACCGGGCCTCCGGTCAACAATGGATCGATGGGTCCACCGGGCATGCCGAACTTTCCTCCTATGCCTCCTCCACCCGGCGCTATGGGGCCTGGAGGTATGCCACCACCGCCTATGGGCCCACCTGGAACAATGCCACCTGTTTCTTCTTCAGGAGGACCGCCAAATCTGCCACCGCCAGGCATGGGTCCACCGCCTGGCATGATGGGCATGGGTCCCCCACCACCAGGCATGGGTCCTCCACCGCCAGGCATGGGACCTCCACCAGGAATGGGTCCACCACCTGGCATGGGACCCCCACCTGGTATGGGTATGGGTCCCCCACCACCAGGTATGGGCCCACCACCAGGTATGGGTTCTAGAATGCCTCCAAATATGATGCGCAGTGGTCCTAATATGAAGGGGAACTTTAATCAAGGAATGGATATGGGTCCACCACCGCCAGGAATGGGGCCTCCACCGAATATGCCTATGGGTCACAGTCCATGGGATGGACCGGGGCCTTGGGATAGTCAAGGTCCGCCAGGGCCTCCTGGGCCGCCTGGCTGGGGAAGACCTGGAAGAGATGGTCCTCCAGGATGGGATGATCAAGGGGAGGAAGGTGATGAAGAGGATAGAGACGATGAAGAGTCGGGACCCCCACCACAAGGCCCTCCTCCATCGTCACTGCCTTCTCTGCTGACAATGAAAATTGACACTCCAGAAGAGTTTCGTAGCAAAGCTGCTCCACCTGCTGTCCCCGGAGGCGTAGTGTTGCCAAAAGCATTAGAAGAAGCCCTAGCATATAAAGATCAGAGACAGGCTGCACTTGGAGGTGCTGCTGAATCGCAAGAGAAGGGTaattagttgtttttttttattgtgacgtTTTGCTTGTGACTTTGTCTAAGTtctgcaataaaatatattagtaaATCAATTCTTATCTCTGCACCAAAttccatcaaaatcagttctaAAGTTGGTTTAAGATGTGAAAGTGATCAGACAAACAGtcagtttatacatacatactttcacatttataatatttgtggaGATTGATAAAGCTAATTAAAATTCttgaactttaaaaataaattttaatttcttgtggTAGAAGTGGATGGTCCACCTGAAGCCCCTCCAGCTCCTGTGATCAGTACCGAGTATGATGCAGAAGAGGATGAAGGTGATTCCGATGATGAGAATGTTCCAGCAGCCCCACAGCCACCCATCATATCCAAACAGGaggtaaattttcaaaaaaatttttgtgacatttttaataataattatcaaattccATGACCATaagaaaaatcatatttttttttaaagaatttatatctgatttatatacttatacaacAATTACCAATGTCTTTTTGTATGTGGATACtactaattatataaatcgtttattatgtactagctgtgcccgcaaattcgtccgcgtggaatagttgggCTTCATCGAAGCtcttaaggatgaataattttccccttttttttcacattttccattatttctttgctccttatagttgcagcgtgatgtgatatagcctaaagccttcctcgataaatgatctatcaaacgcaaaaagaattttccaattcgaatcagtagttcctgagattagcgcattcaaacaaacaaactcttcagctttaaaatattagtatagattcgcaataaaactaatatatgtatataagttatATGTGTAAATGTTTATTGGCTCAAACACTATAGGCAGTCGGGACTTCATTTCCAATTTCCAATTACTCCCACAAGATATGAGATCTGCTCTTAACCTTAGTTCTTTTGTTCTATGAACAtagcaaataaaacattacagAGAGAAAGACTTTCATATGCATACACTCATTTATGTAATTAGTGAGTCTGGattgtatatgtatagtgATTTGGAAATGCAGTAAATAGGCAAGTAATATGTTgattagatttattattatacaatttgGGATATAACAGGGTGATTTCCAGGCACCATTTTATACAATTGTgttaaattcatttatatgCCATTAAGTGAttgtaaattgatttattaatttattatcaatttttcaCATTAGACTCAGGTCAACAAAGCCAACAAGAACAAGAGGAAGAAATGGAAGAAGAAGGCCGCAAAGCAGAAGCGTCGAGAGGAGGCGCTGAAGAAAGACAAGACAGCCGCCCCCGCACCGGCTGCCGCTGCCAAAGACAAGGACATGGCTAAGGAGAGCACCAGCGACAAGGAAAACCAGAAGGAAGCTGATATagagtaagtatttattaacagACTAAGGATAGAAGTCCAGTggcttataataaaatgttatcaaaATCGCTCTTGTGACTTCCACTTGGTATAAAAATTGGTATGCAATCAAAATTGCGGCTATTTAGGCTAggcatatttttgtgttgtttttccTGAAATCattggtaatattttttttatattgctgctaataatatgaaattctTCAGAAAAAAATTTCACCCATCTTTCCGCCCATGTGAAAAGTACCCTGTGTCCTTCTCTATATTCCAATTTCATAGAGATCAGTTCATTCGTTTTGACATGAaacacagacaaacaaacactttaataaaattcggcattaagtccgcctattgtacattttttttgtgcaataaagttttaaataaataaatatcagtaTGGATGACCGCAATTGACTTTAAACACATAAAAACTCTTTATCACCAGGTATGTCCAAGAGAACATTCAGTTCCACGAATTGGAGCCGATGTACCGCCAGTTCCACCGCATTCTGGAGGCGTTCAAGATCACAGAGAAGAAGGAGGAAGTCAAGGAAGAGAAAGACTTACCGAAGCCCTCCAGCAAGCCCCAGGAGAAGGTGCAGGATCAGTTCGCGGTCGATGAGGAAGCGGCGGAGGTGAGAATGACAcacatactcgtaaataaaatcacgccattGTAGTGGAGAAGGCTTACTACCGAACAAGAACCAGAATCATTAAAAGCAAAATACCATTTCTACAATATCCAGTTCTTTATTAACAGAacgtaaaaattatacatacatacatacaaatagtcacatctatatcccttgcgggatagaaaGTAAAACTGAAAGCCCActtcagctggatggctttatgatggaatagagattcaaatagtgacagtttgctagacatcgcctacaagaggaatcccaagtttataagcctatcccttagtcgcctctatgacatccatgggaaatatatagAGTATTCCTATTCTACATGAAATGCCGGAAACCAAACGTAAACTTAACTTATGATTTTACAGAAAAACGCAGCGGACGAAAAGGAGCGTATGTCGAAACGCAAGCTGAAGAAGCTGTCGCGGTTGTCGATGGCCGAGCTGAAGCAGCTCGTGTCGCGGCCGGACGTCGTGGAGATGTATGACGTCACCGCCCGGGACCCCAAGCTGTTGGTCCAGCTCAAAGCGCACAGGAACACTGTGCAAGTGCCAAGACATTGGTGTTATAAGCGGAAGGTGAGATGATGGTTTTAGCGCGTGTTAGTTGTGAGTgcacttatacatacatacatacataaaatcacgcctctttcccggagggcagagactacctccttccacttgccacgatctctgcatatttcctcgcttcatccacattcataactctcttcatgcaagctcggcggtttcgggtacttttgacctgaccctttaccaggatgtccttaatttgatcaagatacgttcgtctaggtcttcccactccgacctttccctccacaccctccatgtatatcttcttagtcaacctgttttcattcatcctctccacatgactgaaccatctcaacataccctttttcattcctgtaactacattttctttcacatcacaacattctcaacacgctgttccttatccggtcactcaatttcacacccaacatactccttaacgctctcatttccactgcatttattctgctttcgtgcttcttttgccatacccaactttcactcccatacattaatgtcgggaccaacacgcccctatgcacagccagtcgagccacTGAGTGCACTTATATGGGCGTAATTTTTGACTGTGGACTTTTCCATTCTCATCTTGTTTTAGCCACTTTGGCACTTATGAATGGCAGAAATACACGCCAGCGGGCAGCTGACTTGATGAGATTCTAAACaactgttaatattttaataaatataacatataataaaacaaaggaCTGTATGAGTGCTTGTATTTCTTCTGCATTACCTTATCGCACATGTTATGTGGTGTGAACAGTAGATAAAGTatgtttcataaataattagtCGTAAACATAATGACATGTAAGGTACAAAATTTTCGGTGTAATTTTGTCACTGATAAAATACAgagataaaatctttatttggatCTACTTTACGCATacatcaaatattaaattttaaaaaataacaatagatACTCTATAATGAAGCAGAGagaacaaaatgaaatttaaactaCTTGTACTTGGAAGGTAATTTTAAagtcacgcctttttccccgagcggtaggcagagactacatctttccactttccaaGATCTTatgaataaacttaaatattatttatctcaGTATTTGCAAGGCAAGCGTGGTATAGAGAAGCCTCCGTTTGACCTGCCGGACTTCATCAAGAAGACTGGCATCATGGAGATGCGAGCTTCGCTGCAGGACAAGGAGGAGACCAAGACCCTCAAGGCTAAAATGAGGGAGAGGACCAGGCCCAAGCTGGGAAAAATCGATATTGATTACCAGAAACTACACGACGCGTTTTTCAAGTGAGTATTTGGGGTGTGAAAGGTGAATtggtgaaattaattttttcatcattGACTGACATaaacgcacagcccaaacagctggatcttgaatttttttcatattcttGAGTTTCTACATATCCTTGAGTTTCTTTTTGTGGTCGTCTTTCCTAAGgtctaaactatatttttacaaagtttCATCAAATCGGTTTAGCAGTTTATCTGTGAAGAGGTaactaaacaaacaaacttagtTTTGCATTTGTATTATAAGATGGgatctataataaaaatttgtgtacatatttttctgtTCTTAGATTAGTAGCTgttgtgaataaataattgtttattcgAAGTAACTTAAAATTGGTGACAGAAAACCACCAAAATCATGGTCACAGGCACAACTCAGGCTCGTCCCTAGAAAGTTGAGGAGAGatgatggatggatggacttTTTCTATCAATATTAGCAGTTCGAATTttgtattcataaatatttgagatcatagaattgagacagATGTTTCTGTTCTCTTTTAAACGCCAGTGTGACAACTGGTGTGCATTTTTTCCCAAAATATTAGGAGTATACAAACGACCGTGATTTTAAAGGtaagttttaaatgttttattcgtTAAAATAGTGTGGATAAAGTGTATGAAATGTATCTCATTATTCCTTTATGTATTAAggaataatgttttaattgaCTTAGATTTCGTGCAAAGAACACTATGAATGTTATTCGCACATACGAGTGCCATGCTACGGGGTCAGCTTTTGTAGTTAGtactgaatttttatttattaaatctataccaatattataaaactcaagagtttgtttgtttgtttgaacgcgctcatctcaggaacttctgtttcgaattaaaaaaatatttttgt
The sequence above is drawn from the Amyelois transitella isolate CPQ chromosome 18, ilAmyTran1.1, whole genome shotgun sequence genome and encodes:
- the LOC106136194 gene encoding eukaryotic initiation factor 4A-III encodes the protein MTSSEVSFNRKIISEDLSNVEFDTSEDVEVIPTFDSMGLRDELLRGIYTYGFEKPSAIQQRSILPIVKGRDVIAQAQSGTGKTATFSISILQSLDTTLRETQVLILSPTRELATQIQKVILALGDFMNVQCHACIGGTNLGEDIRKLDYGQHVVSGTPGRVFDMIKRRVLRTRSIKMLVLDEADEMLNKGFKEQIYDVYRYLPPATQVVLISATLPHEILEMTSKFMTDPIRILVKRDELTLEGIKQFFVAVEREEWKFDTLCDLYDTLTITQAVIFCNTKRKVDWLTQKMQEANFTVSSMHGDMPQKERDNIMKEFRSGQSRVLITTDVWARGIDVQQVSLVINYDLPNNRELYIHRIGRSGRFGRKGVAINFVKSDDIRILRDIEQYYSTQIDEMPMNVADLI
- the LOC106136256 gene encoding ubiquitin-conjugating enzyme E2 J1-like; amino-acid sequence: MADIGEKYNTKCPGVKRLMREAMELADATEEYCARPLEDNLFEWHFTVQGPKGTDFEGGIYHGRILLPKEYPMHPPHIILLTPNGRFEVNKKICLSISGHHPETWQPSWSIRTALLALIAFMPTPAEGTIGSLDYTPGERKLLAKKSTSWACPQCGEIANLLSSTAAKPMTEEEKSVLNQIAFKGEEEQVPKPPEEPLQEAEPQVLESVEITNFLDKVTEILIALLLGAICIFVYRRWNAHYPTEAEL
- the LOC106136148 gene encoding splicing factor 3B subunit 2, whose product is MDGPPGTGPPVNNGSMGPPGMPNFPPMPPPPGAMGPGGMPPPPMGPPGTMPPVSSSGGPPNLPPPGMGPPPGMMGMGPPPPGMGPPPPGMGPPPGMGPPPGMGPPPGMGMGPPPPGMGPPPGMGSRMPPNMMRSGPNMKGNFNQGMDMGPPPPGMGPPPNMPMGHSPWDGPGPWDSQGPPGPPGPPGWGRPGRDGPPGWDDQGEEGDEEDRDDEESGPPPQGPPPSSLPSLLTMKIDTPEEFRSKAAPPAVPGGVVLPKALEEALAYKDQRQAALGGAAESQEKEVDGPPEAPPAPVISTEYDAEEDEGDSDDENVPAAPQPPIISKQETQVNKANKNKRKKWKKKAAKQKRREEALKKDKTAAPAPAAAAKDKDMAKESTSDKENQKEADIEYVQENIQFHELEPMYRQFHRILEAFKITEKKEEVKEEKDLPKPSSKPQEKVQDQFAVDEEAAEKNAADEKERMSKRKLKKLSRLSMAELKQLVSRPDVVEMYDVTARDPKLLVQLKAHRNTVQVPRHWCYKRKYLQGKRGIEKPPFDLPDFIKKTGIMEMRASLQDKEETKTLKAKMRERTRPKLGKIDIDYQKLHDAFFKWQTKPRMTIHGDLYYEGKEFETRLREKKPGDLSEELRTALGMPVGPGSHKVPPPWLIAQQRYGPPPSYPNLKIPGLNAPIPDGCAFGYHAGGWGKPPVDETGKPLYGDVFGHQSSGQDDAEDQDIDRTMWGELESESEEESEEEESESEGEEAGAGELAAGAATPGSGLVTPLGISSVPPGMETPDTIELRKKKLDTDHEGGDTPALYQVLPERRVGLTAGMMASTHVYDISAANPGKRAAPAPPPGTASEPAPPPGAVDVALDPSELELEPEAVAARYERHLREQRPRGREDLSDMLADHVARQKNKRKRQQNTDSKQAKKYKEFKF